The genomic window GTACGTCACCCGCAGCGCCGACTGGACGGGCAAGTCGCGCCACGCGAAGGCCGGAAACCTCAACAACGCGCTCATGGAGACCTCCGGCGAGTTCCTGCTCGTGCTCGACGCCGATCAGGTGCCGAGCCCCGAGGTGCTCGACCGCACGCTGGGCTACTTCACCGATCCCGAGGTCGCCCTCGTCCAGACCCCGCAGGTGTTCTCGAACGTCGCGGCGGGCGACCCGCTCGGCAGCCAGGCGCCGCTCTTCTACGGACCCATCCAGCAGGGCAAGGACGGCTGGAACGCGGCCTTCTTCTGCGGGTCGAACGCGGTGCTCCGCCGCGAGGCCCTCATGCAGCTGGGCATCGTGCGCTACGTCGTCGAGGTCGAGAAGGCGGTGCGCGAGGCGATCAGCGGCGCGATGCGGGTCGTCGCCCGCGCCCGACGCAGCCGCCGATCGCGCGATCCGATGGTGCAGGATGCCCTGGAGGAGATCTTCGAGGCGCTGCAGCGCACGCGCACCGAGGTCAAGGGCGGCGCCGCACTCGCGCAGGCGACCTTCGCGCTGCAGGAGAAGGTGCGCGCAGCATCCCGTCGTCTCGTCGACCAGGACATGCGTCTCATCGCCGATGACCTGGCGGCGATCGCCGCCCTCGACGAATCCGCCGGCATCGACAGCGGGGCGCCGACGGTCGAGGCCCCCGCCGACGGGATGCGCACGCTGCTGCTGGCCGGCATCGAGCAGAACGCCGAGATGCTCGCCTCCCGCGACCTCAGCCCGCTCGGAGCGCTGGCGGCCGTGGAGCGCCTGCTGCGTCAGATCGACGTCGACCGGGCGGATGAGGCGCAGCCGCTGATGCCGCTCGCCACCGTCTCCGTGACGGAGGACATGGCGACCTCGATGAGACTGCACGGCCTCGGCTGGCGGAGCGTCTACCACCACGAGACGCTCGTGCACGGTCTCGCGCCCGAGGATCTGGGCACGGCCCTGCGGCAGCGGCTGCGGTGGGCCCAGGGCACGGTGCAGGTGATGCTGCGCGAGAGCCCGTGGACCCAGCGCGGGCTCACCCTCGGGCAGCGGCTCATGTACTCGGCCACGATGTGGAGCTACCTCAGCGGGTTCGCGACCGTCGTGTTCATCGCCGCTCCGGCGATCTTCCTCATCTTCGGGATCCTGCCGGTCAGCTCGACGGCGTTCGAGTTCTTCCTCCGGTTCCTGCCGTTCCTCGTGCTGAGCCAGCTGAAGTTCCTGGTGGTGGGGCGCGGGATGTCGACGTGGCGGGGTCAGCAGTACAGCCTCGCCCTCTTCCCGGTGTGGATCGCCGCCTGCTGGACGGCGTTCATGAACGTCGTCTTCCGCCGGCCGCTCGACTTCGTCGTCACCTCGAAGGTCCGCGAGCGGCTCCCGAACCCCCTGCGGATCGTGCGCTGGCAGATCGTCGCATCGGCGGTGCTGCTCGTCGCCACGGTCGTCGGCGTCGCGCGACTCGTCATGGGCATCGGCGAGCCGCTCGGCACCGCCGTCAACGTCGGCTGGGTCGCGTTCGACCTGGTCATGTTCTCCGTGCTCGTCTCCGCCGTGCGGTTCCGCGGCTACGAGTCGGAGCCCGACCCCGCGCCCGAGCCCGCGCCCGAGAAGGAGCATCTCCCATGAATCAGTCGACCGAACTCCGCCCCGACGGGGTCGCCGTCATGACGCTCGACGGCCGCCTCAACATGGTCACCGCCGCCGCCTTCCGCGAGGAGGTCAGCGCGCTCGTCGGCGACGGGCACGCGCGCATCGCGGTCGATCTCGCCCGGGTCGAGTTCATGGACTCCTCCGGGCTCGGCGCGCTCGTCGGCGGCCTCAAGTCGACGCGGCAGGCCGGCGGCGATCTGCGCATCGTGGCGCCGACGGAGCAGGTGCTCATGGTCATGAGGCTCACCAACCTCGAGCGGGTGCTCGCACCGGCCTCGTCCGTCGACGAGGCCTTCCCCCGTGGCTGAGGAGGCCGGCCCTCCCCCTGCTCGGTACGAGTGGTCGCTGGCGTGCCCGCCGGACGACGTCAACACCGCCCTCGACTTCCTCCGCACGATCTGGGTGAGTGATCCGTCGGTCTCCGCGATCGACCGCGCCGCCCTGGAGACCGCCGTCGTCGAGATGACCGGCAACGTGATCGAGCACGCGGCGGCGGGGGCCGCCGAGGCGGAGTGCCGGATCGTCGTCGAGATCGATCCCGCCGTCATCCGCATCGAGGTGCGCGACGACGGGGCCTCGATCGATCTCGACCTCGACGGCAGCGCCATGCCCGACGACACGGCCGAGTCGGGCCGCGGCATCCCGATGATCCGGGCCCTCGTGGACGAGTTCTCCTACGCGCGCGAGGGCGACGTCAACCACTGGCACCTGGCGCGATCCCGCACCGCGGCGGTCTGAGCGCCGGCCGCGCTCGCCGCGCCGGCCGCACCGTCGCCGCCGGCCGCACCGTCGCCGCCGGCCGCATCCTCGCCGCCGACCGCATCGCCGCCGCCGCCCATCGCGACCGTGCGCCGGGCCGGTGCGCGACGGGAGTACCCTGGTCGCGGTCGTGAGTATCTCGACGTCGAGCGATCTCGTTCGACGTCGGCGCGACCGAGTCCCCAGTACATCGCACGCGGATGGGAAGAGCAGAGCGTGGATCTTTTCGAGTACCAAGCCCGGGACATGTTCGAGAAGCACGGTGTTCCCGTGCTGCCGGGCATCGTCGCCGACACCCCCGAGGAGGTGCGCGCGGCGGCTGAGAAGCTCGGCGGTGTCACCGTCGTCAAGGCGCAGGTCAAGGTCGGAGGCCGCGGCAAGGCCGGCGGCGTCAAGGTCGCCAAGACCCCCGCCGACGCGGAGGAGGCCGCGAAGGCCATCCTCGGCCTCGACATCAAGGGCCACGTCGTGCAGCGCGTCATGGTCGCCGCGGGCGCCGACATCGCCGAGGAGTTCTACTTCTCGGTGCTGCTCGACCGCGCGAACCGCAACTACCTCGTGCTCTGCAGCTACGAGGGCGGCGTCGAGATCGAGCAGCTCGCCGAGGAGCGCCCCGAGGCGCTCGCCCGCGTCGCCGTCGACCCGGGTCGCGGCATCGACCTCGAGAAGGCCCGCGAGATCGCCGTCGAGGCGAAGTTCCCGGCCGAGCTCGTCGAGAAGGTCGCCCCGGTCTTCGTGACCCTCTACGGCGTCTTCACCGCCGAGGACGCGACGCTCGTCGAGGTGAACCCGCTCGTGCTCACCGGCGCCGGCGACATCATCGCCCTCGACGGCAAGGTCACGCTCGACGAGAACGCCGCCTTCCGCCAGCCCGGCCACGAGGCCCTCGAGGACGCGGCCGCGGCCGACCCGCTCGAGGCCAAGGCCAAGGAGCACGACCTCAACTACGTGAAGCTCGACGGCGAGGTCGGCATCATCGGCAACGGCGCCGGACTCGTCATGTCGACGCTCGACGTCGTCGCCTACGCCGGTGAGAAGCACGGCGGCGTGAAGCCCGCCAACTTCCTCGACATCGGCGGCGGAGCCTCGGCCGAGGTCATGGCCGCCGGTCTCGACGTCATCCTCGGCGACGCGCAGGTCAAGAGCGTGTTCGTCAACGTCTTCGGCGGCATCACCGCCTGCGACGCCGTCGCGAACGGCATCGTGAAGGCGCTCGAGATGCTCGGCGACGCCGCGACCAAGCCGCTCGTCGTGCGCCTGGACGGCAACAACGTCGAGGAGGGGCGCCGCATCCTCGCGGAGGCCGCCCACCCGCTCGTCACCGTCGCGAGCTCCATGGACGAGGGCGCCGACAAGGCCGCCGAGCTGGCTTCGAAGTAAAGGACCCCAGAGAATGTCGATCTTCCTGACCAAGGACTCCAAGGTCATCGTCCAGGGCATCACCGGCGGCGAGGGCACCAAGCACACGGCGCTCATGCTGAAGGCGGGCACCCAGGTCGTCGGCGGCGTGAACGCCCGCAAGGCCGGCACGACCGTCACCCACGGCGACGTCACCCTGCCCGTGTTCGGCACGGTCGCCGAGGCGATGGCCGAGACCGGCGCCGACGTCTCGATCGCCTTCGTCCCTCCGGCCTTCGCGAAGGACGCCGCCATCGAGGCGATCGATGCGGGCATCCCGCTGCTCGTCATCATCACCGAGGGCATCCCCGTGCTCGACTCGGCCGAGGTCTGGGCGCACGCTCAGGCCACCGGCAACGTCACGCGCATCATCGGCCCGAACTGCCCCGGCATCATCACGCCGGGCGAGGCGCTCGTCGGCATCACGCCGGCGAACATCACCGGCAAGGGCCCCATCGGTCTCGTCTCGAAGTCGGGCACCCTGACCTACCAGATGATGTACGAGCTGCGCGATCTGGGCTTCTCGACCGCCATCGGCATCGGCGGCGACCCGATCATCGGCACGACGCACATCGACGCGCTCGCCGCGTTCGAGGCCGACCCCGAGACGAAGGCGATCGTCATGATCGGCGAGATCGGCGGCGACGCCGAGGAGCGTGCGGCCGACTTCATCAAGGCGAACGTCACGAAGCCCGTCGTCGGCTACGTCGCCGGCTTCACCGCCCCCGAGGGCAAGACGATGGGCCACGCCGGCGCGATCGTCTCGGGATCGGCGGGCACCGCGCAGGCCAAGCAGGAGGCCCTCGAGGCCGCCGGCGTGAAGGTCGGCAAGACCCCCAGCGAGGCCGCCGCGCTCATGCGCGAGATCGTCGCCGCGCTGTAGCCGTCGCACCATCTGCGGAGGAGCCCCGTCGCCGTCAGGCGGCGGGGCTCCTCCGCGCTGCGGGGAGCCTCGGCGGTCGGTGCGGGCCGAGCGGCTCCCGGCCCTGGCGCGTGCTGGAGCGCGGGTCTAGGGTGGCGGTCGAGTGCGGGTCCGCCCCCGCGGGCCGGCGACGACGTCCGTTCGACGAAGAGAGGGCATCCACCATCATGAAGAAGCTCATCAACGCACCCGAAGCGGTTCTGGCGGATGCCCTGCGAGGGATCGAGGCGGCGCACCGCGAGCTGCGCGTCGACCACGAGAACCGCGTCATCCTGCGCGCCACCCCGAAGGATCACGGCACGGTCGCCCTGGTCTCCGGCGGAGGATCGGGCCACGAGCCCCTGCACGGCGGCTTCGTCGGCTTCGGGATGCTCGACGCGGCCTGCGCGGGCGAGGTGTTCACCTCGCCGACCCCCGACCAGATGCAGGCGGCGACCGCGGCCGTCGATCGGGGCGCGGGCGTGCTGCACATCGTCAAGAACTACACGGGCGACATCATGAACTTCGAGATGGCCGCGGAGCTGGCCGCCGCGGAGTCGAGCATCGAGGTGCGCACCGTCATCGTCGCCGACGACGTGGCCGTGCAGGATTCGCTCTACACGGCGGGGCGCCGCGGCGTGGGGCTCACCGTGCTGATGGAGAAGATCCTGGGCGCCGCGGCCGAGCAGGGCTACGACCTCGACGCGCTCGTCGCACTCGCCGACCGCGTCAACGCCGGCGGCCGCTCGATGGGCATGGCTCTCACGAGCTGCACGGTTCCCTCGGCGGGCGCGCCGACCTTCGATCTGCCCGAGGACGAGATGGAGATCGGCATCGGGATCCACGGCGAGCCCGGCCGTCATCGCGTACCGCTCGGCTCGGCCGCCGAGATCGCGCAGCAGCTGCTCGACCCGATCCTCGCCGATCGCGACTACGCGGGAGCGCCCGTCATCGTGATGCTCAACGGCATGGGCGGCACCCCGCTCATCGAGCTCTACCTCATGTTCGGCGAGGTGGCCGCCCTGCTGGAGAAGCACGGGATCACCGTGGCGCGCTCCCTGGTGGGCGACTACATCACCTCCCTCGACATGGCCGGATGCTCGGTGACGCTGCTGCACGCTGACGACGAGATGCTGTCGCTCTGGGACGCGCCGGTCGAGACCCCGGGCCTGCGGTGGGGTCGCTGAGTCGAGCGCCCCTCGCGGACTGCGGCAGAATGAGCGCACGATGAGCCCCGTCACCCTCGACCTCGCCCGCCTGCAGCAGTGGATGACCCGTTTCGCCGCGGTCGCCGAGCAGAACAAGGCCTATCTCACGGCCCTCGACTCGGCGATCGGCGACGCCGACCACGGCACGAACATGGCGCGGGGCTCCGCTGCGGTGCTCGCGAAGCTCGAGGCGAGCCCGCCGAGCACCATGGGCGAGCTCGGCAAGACGGCGGGCATGACGCTCGTGAGCGCCGTCGGCGGCTCGGCGGGGCCGCTGTACGGCACCTTCTTCCTCCGGCTGGGGGCGAGCATCGGCGACGCCGCCGAGCTCGACGCGGCGACGCTCGCCGCGGCCCTGCGCGCCGGGGTGGAGGGCATCGTGGCGCGCGGCAAGGCCGAGGCGGGCGACAAGACGATGGTCGACGCCTGGCTGCCGGCGCTCGCGGCGATGGATGAAGCGGTCGCGAGCGGGGCATCCCTCGTCGACGCGCTCGCGGCCGCCCGCGATGCCGCCGCCGCGGGTCGCGACGCGACCGAGCCCCTCGTCGCCCGCAAGGGCCGCGCGAGCTACCTGGGCGAGCGGAGCGCGGGTCACATCGACC from Microcella daejeonensis includes these protein-coding regions:
- the dhaK gene encoding dihydroxyacetone kinase subunit DhaK codes for the protein MKKLINAPEAVLADALRGIEAAHRELRVDHENRVILRATPKDHGTVALVSGGGSGHEPLHGGFVGFGMLDAACAGEVFTSPTPDQMQAATAAVDRGAGVLHIVKNYTGDIMNFEMAAELAAAESSIEVRTVIVADDVAVQDSLYTAGRRGVGLTVLMEKILGAAAEQGYDLDALVALADRVNAGGRSMGMALTSCTVPSAGAPTFDLPEDEMEIGIGIHGEPGRHRVPLGSAAEIAQQLLDPILADRDYAGAPVIVMLNGMGGTPLIELYLMFGEVAALLEKHGITVARSLVGDYITSLDMAGCSVTLLHADDEMLSLWDAPVETPGLRWGR
- a CDS encoding glycosyltransferase family 2 protein; protein product: MLLVRLLVLLTLTAGLIYIVWRWGFSLNLDAWWLSIPLVVAETYMLIDVALFGLTVWRARDRPPPPAPPEGATVDVFITTYNEPEELVRATAIAALAIRYPHETYILDDGARPSVRALAEEIGVGYVTRSADWTGKSRHAKAGNLNNALMETSGEFLLVLDADQVPSPEVLDRTLGYFTDPEVALVQTPQVFSNVAAGDPLGSQAPLFYGPIQQGKDGWNAAFFCGSNAVLRREALMQLGIVRYVVEVEKAVREAISGAMRVVARARRSRRSRDPMVQDALEEIFEALQRTRTEVKGGAALAQATFALQEKVRAASRRLVDQDMRLIADDLAAIAALDESAGIDSGAPTVEAPADGMRTLLLAGIEQNAEMLASRDLSPLGALAAVERLLRQIDVDRADEAQPLMPLATVSVTEDMATSMRLHGLGWRSVYHHETLVHGLAPEDLGTALRQRLRWAQGTVQVMLRESPWTQRGLTLGQRLMYSATMWSYLSGFATVVFIAAPAIFLIFGILPVSSTAFEFFLRFLPFLVLSQLKFLVVGRGMSTWRGQQYSLALFPVWIAACWTAFMNVVFRRPLDFVVTSKVRERLPNPLRIVRWQIVASAVLLVATVVGVARLVMGIGEPLGTAVNVGWVAFDLVMFSVLVSAVRFRGYESEPDPAPEPAPEKEHLP
- the sucC gene encoding ADP-forming succinate--CoA ligase subunit beta — encoded protein: MDLFEYQARDMFEKHGVPVLPGIVADTPEEVRAAAEKLGGVTVVKAQVKVGGRGKAGGVKVAKTPADAEEAAKAILGLDIKGHVVQRVMVAAGADIAEEFYFSVLLDRANRNYLVLCSYEGGVEIEQLAEERPEALARVAVDPGRGIDLEKAREIAVEAKFPAELVEKVAPVFVTLYGVFTAEDATLVEVNPLVLTGAGDIIALDGKVTLDENAAFRQPGHEALEDAAAADPLEAKAKEHDLNYVKLDGEVGIIGNGAGLVMSTLDVVAYAGEKHGGVKPANFLDIGGGASAEVMAAGLDVILGDAQVKSVFVNVFGGITACDAVANGIVKALEMLGDAATKPLVVRLDGNNVEEGRRILAEAAHPLVTVASSMDEGADKAAELASK
- the dhaL gene encoding dihydroxyacetone kinase subunit DhaL; translated protein: MSPVTLDLARLQQWMTRFAAVAEQNKAYLTALDSAIGDADHGTNMARGSAAVLAKLEASPPSTMGELGKTAGMTLVSAVGGSAGPLYGTFFLRLGASIGDAAELDAATLAAALRAGVEGIVARGKAEAGDKTMVDAWLPALAAMDEAVASGASLVDALAAARDAAAAGRDATEPLVARKGRASYLGERSAGHIDPGAASTALLLDALAEVAAA
- the sucD gene encoding succinate--CoA ligase subunit alpha — protein: MSIFLTKDSKVIVQGITGGEGTKHTALMLKAGTQVVGGVNARKAGTTVTHGDVTLPVFGTVAEAMAETGADVSIAFVPPAFAKDAAIEAIDAGIPLLVIITEGIPVLDSAEVWAHAQATGNVTRIIGPNCPGIITPGEALVGITPANITGKGPIGLVSKSGTLTYQMMYELRDLGFSTAIGIGGDPIIGTTHIDALAAFEADPETKAIVMIGEIGGDAEERAADFIKANVTKPVVGYVAGFTAPEGKTMGHAGAIVSGSAGTAQAKQEALEAAGVKVGKTPSEAAALMREIVAAL
- a CDS encoding STAS domain-containing protein, whose translation is MNQSTELRPDGVAVMTLDGRLNMVTAAAFREEVSALVGDGHARIAVDLARVEFMDSSGLGALVGGLKSTRQAGGDLRIVAPTEQVLMVMRLTNLERVLAPASSVDEAFPRG
- a CDS encoding ATP-binding protein, translating into MAEEAGPPPARYEWSLACPPDDVNTALDFLRTIWVSDPSVSAIDRAALETAVVEMTGNVIEHAAAGAAEAECRIVVEIDPAVIRIEVRDDGASIDLDLDGSAMPDDTAESGRGIPMIRALVDEFSYAREGDVNHWHLARSRTAAV